From the Candidatus Methanoplasma cognatum genome, one window contains:
- a CDS encoding 4Fe-4S binding protein, with the protein MIVNLDKCLHCGGCAGSCPANAIFLNDFVLEFNSKCTKCGRCVKICPVHALLMEGAE; encoded by the coding sequence ATGATAGTCAATTTAGACAAGTGTCTGCATTGCGGAGGGTGCGCCGGATCGTGCCCCGCCAATGCGATATTCCTTAACGATTTCGTTCTGGAATTCAACAGCAAGTGTACAAAATGCGGAAGGTGCGTGAAGATCTGCCCGGTCCACGCGCTTTTGATGGAGGGAGCGGAATGA
- the serS gene encoding serine--tRNA ligase: MLDVNVIRTQPEMIRQMLADRNKDAEILDRFLSADSEWRRLTDDNNRLRKVRNEVSVQISKMEKGDEKEAKVLEMRNVADKIKNNDARMAEVEMIRDDCILNIPNIPHSSVPVGKDSTENVILYEHGKKRTFDFAPKQHWEIAEALDIIDFDRGVKVAGSGFYCLKGDGARLERALVNFFLDKHRDQGYVEVFPPIVVNKAALTGTGQYPNLKDDMYYLEKDEMFLNPTAEVPITNLFMDEIFEIGQLPILYTAYLPSFRREVGKHADTRGIIRVHEFNKVEMVRFVHPDTSYDVLEVLRGDAEELITALDLPYRVLLLCTGDMSFSCSKCYDIELHAPANDAWLEASSCSNFTDFQARRARIKFRPEPHLKSEFIHTLNGSGLALPRTMVAILENYQNKDGTVTIPEVLRSYMRGQETIG, encoded by the coding sequence ATGCTTGACGTCAACGTAATAAGAACGCAGCCTGAGATGATCAGGCAGATGCTCGCCGACAGGAACAAGGATGCCGAAATACTGGACAGGTTCCTTTCGGCCGATTCGGAATGGAGGAGACTCACGGACGATAACAACCGTTTGAGGAAAGTAAGGAACGAGGTGTCCGTGCAGATCTCCAAGATGGAAAAGGGAGATGAGAAAGAGGCCAAGGTCCTTGAGATGCGCAATGTCGCGGACAAGATAAAGAACAACGACGCCAGAATGGCCGAGGTGGAGATGATCAGGGACGACTGCATACTCAACATCCCCAACATACCTCATTCTTCCGTCCCGGTAGGTAAGGACAGCACCGAGAACGTAATCCTCTATGAGCACGGAAAGAAGAGGACGTTCGACTTCGCTCCGAAGCAGCACTGGGAGATAGCCGAGGCTCTGGATATAATTGATTTCGACAGAGGCGTGAAAGTGGCCGGCAGCGGGTTCTATTGCCTTAAGGGGGACGGCGCCCGGCTTGAGCGCGCGCTGGTAAATTTTTTCCTTGACAAACACCGCGACCAGGGCTACGTCGAGGTGTTCCCTCCCATAGTGGTCAACAAGGCCGCCCTTACCGGCACAGGGCAGTATCCGAACCTGAAGGATGATATGTATTATTTGGAAAAGGACGAGATGTTCCTCAATCCCACCGCCGAAGTGCCGATAACTAACCTCTTCATGGATGAGATCTTCGAGATAGGCCAGCTGCCAATACTCTACACCGCATACCTCCCGTCGTTCAGAAGGGAAGTGGGGAAGCACGCGGACACGAGGGGGATCATAAGGGTCCACGAGTTCAACAAGGTGGAGATGGTAAGGTTCGTCCATCCTGATACGTCATATGATGTGCTTGAGGTCTTGAGGGGGGACGCGGAAGAGCTCATCACCGCGCTGGACCTCCCCTACCGCGTCCTGCTGCTCTGCACGGGAGACATGAGCTTCTCCTGCTCAAAATGTTATGACATAGAACTGCACGCTCCGGCCAACGACGCTTGGCTTGAAGCTTCCTCATGTTCTAACTTCACGGACTTCCAGGCGAGGAGAGCACGCATAAAGTTCAGGCCGGAGCCTCATCTCAAGAGCGAGTTCATACATACGCTGAACGGCTCCGGACTTGCCCTGCCCAGAACGATGGTCGCCATCCTGGAGAACTATCAGAACAAGGACGGCACTGTGACGATACCCGAGGTCCTCAGAAGTTACATGAGAGGCCAAGAGACGATAGGCTGA
- a CDS encoding ribonuclease P protein component 4: protein MSRKRISRSAVAGIGEERISILTELSKDALTAGREDLAIRYVSLARRIGGKTKVKMPAGFRYCKRCMIPLIPGTNCTIRLTGRKIVTTCQRCGGLKRTPYLKEREK, encoded by the coding sequence ATGTCGAGAAAGCGTATCTCCAGAAGTGCGGTCGCAGGTATCGGTGAGGAACGCATTTCGATACTGACCGAACTGTCAAAGGATGCTTTGACCGCCGGCAGGGAAGACCTCGCAATAAGATACGTCTCATTGGCAAGAAGGATCGGCGGGAAGACCAAAGTAAAGATGCCTGCGGGTTTCAGATACTGCAAGAGGTGCATGATCCCTCTTATCCCGGGAACCAACTGCACGATAAGACTGACGGGCAGGAAGATAGTGACGACATGTCAGCGATGCGGCGGGCTGAAAAGGACGCCATACTTGAAGGAGAGAGAAAAATGA
- a CDS encoding radical SAM protein — translation MTSTMQNYAVKKGLPKDTRSVCPECGKILDASLFDKDGKVFMEKTCPEHGEFCDIYWSDTELFLKAEEFAHDGIGLRNPMDKSLKDGENVHVFIDGERVDMLTCSALANVDLTNRCNMNCPICFANANQQGYVYEPDYETLTRMLDALRSEEPIKCTAVQFSGGEPTIHPDFVKIVKAAKDRDFAQVQAATNGIEFARKYDLLKDSSEAGLNTIYLSFDGVSDDIYLQARDRKMFQVKLDVIANCRKLKEETGKCPSIVLVPTIVRGMNDHQIGDMVKFSFDNADVVRGINFQPVAFTGRMTKEELSKGRFTLPDLVKAFEEQTGYATKDDWYPVPVVAPISDFASIILNQNKVTFTTHPHCGIATYVFMDETGKVTPFPRFIDVAEFTKGLQEISFKAEKARFKKIYAMKLLKLLDRTLIEENLPGGLSKGQFKRMMVSVMSKRSKTALAAFSWKVMFFGGMHFQDMHNYDVERVRRCGVHYITPDCQVIPFCAYNGGPEYRKIIEDKFSVPLAEWKEKNKKGAAELEAAMVVPEDQKA, via the coding sequence ATGACTTCCACTATGCAGAATTATGCGGTCAAGAAGGGACTTCCGAAAGACACAAGGTCTGTCTGTCCGGAATGCGGGAAGATACTTGACGCCTCCTTGTTCGATAAGGACGGCAAGGTATTCATGGAAAAGACCTGTCCGGAACATGGAGAGTTCTGTGACATTTATTGGTCAGACACCGAACTCTTTCTCAAAGCTGAGGAATTTGCCCACGACGGCATCGGACTCAGAAACCCGATGGACAAGAGCCTGAAGGACGGGGAGAACGTCCACGTATTCATCGATGGCGAGAGGGTGGACATGCTCACCTGCTCAGCCCTGGCGAATGTCGATCTGACGAACAGATGCAACATGAACTGCCCCATATGCTTCGCGAACGCGAACCAGCAGGGATATGTGTACGAACCCGACTACGAGACGCTGACAAGGATGCTGGACGCGCTAAGGTCGGAAGAGCCGATAAAATGCACAGCAGTGCAGTTCTCCGGCGGAGAACCCACGATACACCCGGACTTCGTTAAGATAGTGAAAGCGGCGAAGGACAGGGATTTCGCTCAGGTTCAGGCCGCTACGAACGGAATAGAATTCGCCAGGAAATATGATCTCCTTAAAGATTCGTCCGAGGCGGGACTCAACACCATCTATCTATCATTCGACGGGGTGAGCGACGACATATATCTTCAGGCAAGGGACAGAAAGATGTTCCAAGTGAAGCTCGATGTCATTGCCAACTGCAGGAAGCTGAAAGAAGAGACGGGGAAGTGCCCGTCGATCGTGCTCGTACCCACCATCGTAAGGGGAATGAACGACCACCAGATCGGCGATATGGTGAAATTCTCTTTCGACAACGCGGATGTGGTGCGCGGAATAAACTTCCAGCCGGTGGCGTTCACCGGCAGGATGACCAAAGAGGAACTGTCCAAGGGCAGATTCACGCTTCCGGACCTGGTGAAAGCTTTCGAAGAGCAGACCGGATACGCCACCAAGGACGATTGGTATCCGGTGCCGGTGGTGGCGCCGATATCTGATTTCGCATCGATCATACTCAACCAGAACAAGGTCACTTTCACCACACACCCCCACTGCGGCATAGCGACATACGTCTTCATGGACGAGACGGGTAAGGTGACCCCCTTCCCCAGATTCATCGATGTGGCCGAGTTCACCAAAGGCCTTCAGGAGATATCCTTCAAAGCAGAGAAGGCCAGGTTCAAAAAAATATACGCAATGAAACTGCTGAAGCTTTTAGACAGGACTCTCATCGAAGAGAACCTCCCAGGGGGGCTATCGAAGGGCCAATTCAAGAGGATGATGGTAAGCGTCATGAGCAAAAGATCGAAGACGGCGCTGGCGGCGTTCTCATGGAAAGTGATGTTCTTCGGCGGCATGCACTTCCAGGACATGCACAACTACGACGTGGAAAGGGTAAGGCGCTGCGGCGTCCACTACATCACGCCGGATTGTCAGGTAATTCCGTTCTGCGCCTACAACGGGGGACCGGAGTACCGCAAGATCATCGAGGACAAATTCTCCGTACCGTTGGCTGAATGGAAGGAGAAGAACAAGAAAGGAGCCGCAGAACTTGAGGCGGCCATGGTGGTCCCCGAGGACCAGAAGGCATAA
- a CDS encoding NAD(P)/FAD-dependent oxidoreductase: MKTYSCDIVIIGGGPGGSMAAKFCAKGGLDTILIEKKAEIGAPLRCAEGVSKKWLEEVGIEPDPAWICADMVGAVIRSPSGYEFKLDESHAGSEVGYVLERHLFDKALARDAAAAGAKIMMRTSCTDVIKENGKLVGIKAKSMGEEIEIRAKAIIAADGFESQVGRWAGIDTKLGMNDIDSCLQYRMVNADVDPEYCEFNIGVKIAPGGYLWIFPKGNGVANVGIGVMAKLCKDADPKKFLDKFIAEDPRFKNSQPVEVVAGMVSTCPGLDCAVDDNIILVGDAARIIDPITGGGICHACRTGMYAGLVLTECSKKGDFSKQALMPYEKLWRDRMEDKLYRNWMAKERLAELDDDTIDELVKLISGSDIKEVNVYNLLKVIKERFPKVVEGFEELI; this comes from the coding sequence ATGAAGACTTATTCCTGCGATATCGTCATCATCGGGGGCGGCCCCGGCGGAAGCATGGCAGCCAAATTCTGCGCCAAGGGAGGGCTTGATACTATCCTCATAGAGAAAAAAGCGGAGATCGGCGCCCCCCTCAGGTGCGCCGAGGGTGTATCCAAGAAATGGCTTGAGGAAGTGGGGATAGAGCCGGACCCGGCATGGATATGCGCCGACATGGTCGGAGCGGTAATAAGATCCCCCAGCGGATACGAATTCAAGCTGGATGAGAGTCACGCCGGTTCCGAAGTGGGATATGTGCTGGAGAGGCACCTCTTCGACAAAGCCCTGGCAAGGGACGCGGCGGCGGCCGGCGCAAAGATAATGATGCGCACTTCGTGCACCGACGTTATAAAAGAGAACGGAAAGCTTGTCGGCATAAAGGCCAAGAGCATGGGAGAGGAGATCGAGATCCGCGCAAAAGCGATCATCGCGGCGGACGGCTTCGAGTCCCAAGTCGGAAGGTGGGCCGGGATCGACACCAAACTGGGGATGAACGATATCGATTCTTGTCTCCAGTACAGGATGGTGAACGCAGACGTCGACCCTGAGTACTGCGAGTTCAACATCGGCGTTAAGATAGCGCCCGGAGGATATCTCTGGATATTCCCCAAAGGCAACGGCGTCGCCAATGTGGGGATCGGAGTGATGGCAAAACTCTGCAAGGACGCGGATCCGAAGAAATTCCTGGACAAATTCATAGCGGAAGATCCGAGATTCAAGAACAGCCAGCCGGTGGAGGTCGTCGCGGGGATGGTATCCACATGCCCCGGGCTCGACTGCGCCGTGGACGACAACATAATCCTGGTGGGCGATGCGGCGAGGATAATAGATCCTATCACGGGCGGCGGGATATGCCATGCTTGCAGAACAGGCATGTATGCCGGATTGGTCCTCACCGAATGTTCCAAAAAGGGGGATTTCTCCAAACAGGCGCTCATGCCGTATGAGAAGTTGTGGCGCGACAGGATGGAGGACAAGCTTTACAGGAACTGGATGGCCAAAGAGAGGCTTGCCGAACTTGACGATGATACCATCGACGAGCTCGTGAAGCTCATCTCCGGTTCCGACATCAAAGAGGTGAATGTCTATAATCTCCTGAAGGTCATCAAGGAGAGGTTCCCCAAGGTCGTCGAAGGCTTCGAGGAACTGATCTAA
- a CDS encoding HD domain-containing protein yields the protein MSEKKALNGDMLYLIFDSANMHRWNDHLRTIELTELDKQAHKAAIAWVLGKYEETEGGARPDWGRIIERSLFSFIQRSVMTDLKPQVFHRVISEKFEEVNKYVMRCFDADVPDSDPEFRSRLEDYLWSEKKSKEDDIIRAAHYLATNWEFKTIYDANRSMYGIEGTKKEIDEQISQHQDLIGVRKQTEDQSTFDFIDLIGQLRFQQRWARTPRIPRTSVLGHSLMVADMIFLNDFDREADGRQVYNNYYTALFHDLPEVLTKDVISPIKANVDGLAHLLESYERELVKSKIMPLVPASWHKELEFMVYEPFTDADDEVFGKRTGKDIKSCDLMAAYIEARASRCYGISSKAMAEGEAELRKRLLSTGSGIGAEGLLKRLDSILT from the coding sequence ATGTCCGAGAAGAAGGCTTTGAACGGGGACATGCTTTATCTGATATTCGACTCCGCGAACATGCACAGATGGAACGACCACCTGCGCACAATCGAGCTGACGGAACTTGACAAGCAGGCCCACAAGGCGGCCATCGCCTGGGTACTGGGGAAATATGAGGAGACGGAAGGAGGCGCCAGGCCGGACTGGGGCAGGATAATAGAGCGCTCGCTTTTCTCCTTCATACAGAGGAGCGTCATGACGGACCTGAAGCCCCAGGTCTTTCACAGAGTGATATCCGAGAAGTTCGAGGAGGTCAATAAATACGTGATGAGATGCTTCGACGCCGACGTGCCGGATTCTGATCCGGAGTTCAGATCCAGATTGGAGGATTACCTCTGGTCGGAGAAGAAGTCGAAGGAGGACGACATCATAAGAGCGGCCCACTATCTTGCGACGAACTGGGAATTCAAGACAATTTATGACGCGAACCGTTCCATGTATGGGATAGAGGGGACAAAGAAAGAGATCGACGAGCAGATATCGCAGCATCAGGATCTGATCGGCGTCAGGAAGCAGACGGAGGATCAGAGCACTTTCGATTTCATAGACCTGATAGGACAGCTCAGGTTCCAGCAGAGGTGGGCAAGGACCCCGAGGATACCGAGGACCTCAGTTCTGGGGCATTCTCTGATGGTGGCGGACATGATATTCCTCAACGATTTTGACAGAGAAGCCGACGGCAGGCAGGTTTACAACAACTACTACACCGCGCTGTTCCACGATCTTCCGGAGGTCCTGACCAAAGACGTCATAAGCCCGATCAAAGCGAACGTGGACGGCCTGGCGCATCTTCTCGAGTCATATGAGAGGGAACTCGTCAAATCCAAGATAATGCCCCTCGTCCCGGCGTCCTGGCACAAGGAGCTTGAGTTCATGGTGTACGAGCCATTCACGGATGCGGATGACGAGGTATTCGGAAAAAGGACGGGCAAGGACATAAAGTCCTGCGACCTCATGGCGGCATACATCGAAGCAAGGGCGTCGAGATGCTACGGCATATCCTCAAAGGCCATGGCGGAGGGCGAGGCGGAGCTGAGGAAAAGACTCCTTAGCACCGGTTCTGGCATAGGGGCGGAAGGGCTCCTCAAACGCCTGGACAGCATCCTGACGTGA
- a CDS encoding 50S ribosomal protein L16, producing MVRKPASMYRRITGQAYTRREYMGGVPASRLSQFDMGNGNEDFPITLTLKVKNRVQIRHTALEAGRIAANKMLSSQAGVANYHLKVRAYPHCVLRENKLATGAGADRVSSGMRSAFGKTVGTAARLERDQAILTVSVTPEKANVAKTALWKASMKFPSPCYVDIEKGQEYMK from the coding sequence ATGGTAAGAAAGCCCGCATCGATGTACAGAAGGATCACAGGACAGGCGTACACACGCCGCGAATACATGGGAGGAGTTCCCGCAAGCAGGTTGAGTCAGTTTGACATGGGGAACGGAAATGAGGACTTCCCCATCACTCTCACGCTTAAAGTGAAGAACCGTGTGCAGATCAGGCACACCGCGCTGGAGGCGGGACGTATCGCGGCCAACAAGATGCTTTCCAGCCAGGCCGGAGTGGCCAACTACCACCTCAAAGTAAGGGCATACCCGCACTGCGTTCTCAGAGAGAACAAGCTCGCCACTGGCGCGGGCGCGGACCGTGTGTCAAGCGGAATGCGCTCGGCATTCGGCAAGACCGTCGGAACGGCGGCGAGGCTTGAGCGCGATCAAGCGATCCTTACCGTAAGCGTAACTCCTGAGAAAGCGAACGTCGCCAAGACCGCGCTCTGGAAAGCGTCCATGAAATTCCCGTCCCCCTGCTACGTAGATATCGAGAAGGGACAGGAATACATGAAGTAA
- the mvk gene encoding mevalonate kinase: MNEISASAPGKFVILGEHAVVYGKPAIAVAINRRFYIRVRRGEEFRINNEIADLRSNPHVRYIAGRNDMIPVSVHMDSKIPPGSGLGSSAALSVAFSAAMRALGNRSVNKEEIAKEAFEAEYFSQGRGSPMDTSASVNGGGITLNAPGCGDDLLWSITKNEHSWDISKIAVPPMTFVIGNTGIKAATGPLVEKVKKYKDSNRFASDMVDEIGQITLEGMDALRTGDIAGLGELMTKDHKLLSILGVSSNELNKMVSASLPYSYGAKLTGAGGGGCMVALTDHPDKVCNAISSRGGVPFIVKTGVDGVKVSGKSE; encoded by the coding sequence ATGAACGAGATATCTGCCTCCGCGCCCGGTAAGTTTGTGATACTGGGCGAACATGCCGTTGTTTACGGAAAGCCGGCGATCGCCGTCGCCATAAACAGGAGATTCTACATAAGAGTGAGGAGGGGCGAGGAGTTCAGGATCAATAACGAGATCGCGGATCTCAGATCTAACCCCCACGTGAGGTACATCGCCGGCAGGAACGATATGATCCCGGTCTCGGTGCACATGGACAGCAAGATACCTCCCGGCTCGGGGCTGGGATCGTCAGCCGCCCTCTCGGTCGCTTTCTCGGCGGCGATGCGCGCTCTCGGCAACAGGTCCGTTAATAAGGAAGAGATAGCGAAGGAGGCCTTCGAGGCGGAGTACTTCAGCCAGGGGAGGGGAAGTCCGATGGATACTTCGGCCTCCGTCAACGGCGGGGGGATAACTTTGAACGCGCCCGGATGCGGGGACGACCTGCTCTGGAGCATAACCAAGAACGAGCATTCCTGGGACATATCCAAGATCGCCGTTCCGCCGATGACGTTCGTGATCGGCAACACAGGAATAAAGGCCGCGACGGGACCGTTGGTCGAAAAAGTAAAAAAGTACAAGGACAGCAACCGCTTCGCTTCCGACATGGTCGACGAGATAGGCCAGATAACCCTTGAAGGGATGGACGCTCTTCGGACCGGCGACATTGCCGGCCTCGGGGAGCTTATGACGAAGGATCACAAGTTACTCTCCATCCTCGGCGTGTCGTCGAACGAATTGAACAAAATGGTCAGCGCGTCCCTTCCGTACTCCTACGGCGCCAAGCTCACGGGCGCCGGCGGCGGCGGGTGCATGGTGGCGCTGACAGACCATCCGGACAAAGTTTGCAACGCCATATCTTCCCGGGGAGGTGTTCCTTTCATCGTGAAGACAGGCGTAGACGGTGTGAAGGTATCTGGAAAAAGTGAGTGA
- a CDS encoding pyridoxal phosphate-dependent aminotransferase has product MSGIRKMFDLAGPDSINLGLGEPDLDPPKEAVEGMNKAASGGLNKYGPTAGIMELRKGVAEWFSRYGDLTADNVMITPSGSSALLEATQAFIDPGDEVLVPSPGFVIYSPHTKLAGGRPVEYKLTEGNFIPDIENVKELITEKTKMIVVNSPSNPTGGVLDEATYKAVLDLAEDHDLIILSDEVYDAYIYEGRHYSFMKHLDRSIVINGFSKMMAVTGWRMGVVCSNKDTMNDLIKMQYHVCASPNMPAQYGILNALPAMETYLKNARRIFESRRDLISKRINEIDGMHIEPPKGSFYAFPSYDLPMSSDDLANALAKNGLICTPGSSFGKYGEGHLRFSYAADEKKINAGMDILAETMRKLRSG; this is encoded by the coding sequence ATGTCGGGCATCAGGAAGATGTTCGACCTGGCCGGCCCCGATTCTATAAACCTCGGTCTGGGGGAACCCGACCTCGACCCTCCGAAGGAGGCTGTCGAGGGAATGAATAAAGCGGCGTCCGGAGGGCTGAACAAATACGGGCCCACCGCCGGCATAATGGAGCTGAGGAAGGGCGTCGCGGAATGGTTCTCAAGATACGGGGACCTGACGGCGGACAACGTGATGATAACTCCCAGCGGTTCGTCGGCGCTTCTCGAGGCCACGCAGGCTTTCATCGATCCGGGGGATGAGGTGCTCGTCCCGAGCCCGGGCTTCGTGATCTACTCCCCGCACACAAAACTCGCAGGCGGCAGGCCGGTAGAATACAAACTCACCGAGGGGAACTTCATTCCCGATATCGAGAACGTGAAAGAACTGATCACCGAGAAGACAAAAATGATCGTTGTGAACAGCCCCTCGAATCCGACTGGCGGGGTGCTTGACGAAGCGACGTACAAAGCGGTGCTGGACCTCGCGGAGGATCATGACCTGATCATACTCTCGGACGAGGTCTACGACGCATACATCTACGAGGGGAGGCACTATTCCTTCATGAAGCACCTTGACAGATCGATCGTGATCAACGGGTTCTCCAAGATGATGGCCGTCACCGGCTGGAGGATGGGGGTCGTCTGCTCGAACAAGGATACGATGAACGACCTCATCAAGATGCAGTACCACGTCTGCGCCAGCCCCAACATGCCCGCGCAGTACGGGATACTGAACGCACTGCCGGCGATGGAGACCTACCTGAAGAACGCTAGGAGGATATTCGAGTCCAGAAGGGACCTCATATCAAAGCGCATCAACGAGATCGACGGCATGCACATAGAGCCTCCGAAAGGATCCTTCTATGCTTTCCCTTCATATGATCTTCCTATGAGTTCGGATGATCTTGCGAACGCCCTTGCCAAGAACGGCCTGATATGCACGCCGGGATCGTCCTTCGGGAAATACGGCGAAGGGCACCTCAGATTCTCCTACGCAGCGGACGAGAAGAAGATCAATGCAGGAATGGATATACTGGCAGAAACAATGAGAAAATTAAGGAGCGGATGA
- a CDS encoding DUF6463 family protein, which yields MSIAYKRPMELWRYSGILLIATGMIHVAVGIALGGEFLWAIVKDGLLNAVGDYTDGKFASWWFAMAGIFVIMLGHVLHHYIKKEQRPAPRFVGYYLICMSAIGCIVEPASGFWLFIPQALIIIFAERSGN from the coding sequence ATGTCAATTGCATACAAAAGACCGATGGAACTTTGGAGATACAGCGGGATACTTCTTATCGCGACGGGAATGATCCATGTTGCAGTAGGCATAGCACTGGGCGGAGAATTTCTCTGGGCGATAGTCAAAGATGGGTTGTTGAACGCTGTCGGCGACTATACAGACGGTAAATTCGCGTCATGGTGGTTCGCAATGGCGGGCATATTCGTCATCATGCTGGGCCATGTGCTGCATCATTATATCAAAAAAGAGCAAAGACCCGCGCCGCGCTTTGTGGGATATTATCTCATATGCATGTCTGCCATAGGCTGCATTGTTGAACCTGCTTCGGGGTTCTGGCTGTTCATTCCGCAGGCACTCATAATAATCTTTGCCGAAAGAAGCGGCAATTGA
- a CDS encoding YhbY family RNA-binding protein yields MTEKEARKELMRRANDLSPTVHVGKEGIDEGVLNEIAAQLKNARLIKVKVLSTVDADPKSVAEELASSTNSVIVDVRGSVIVLTDKRTWTSLSQKKF; encoded by the coding sequence ATGACGGAAAAAGAAGCAAGAAAGGAACTGATGAGGCGCGCCAACGACCTCAGCCCCACGGTTCATGTGGGAAAAGAAGGAATAGACGAAGGAGTGCTGAACGAGATCGCCGCTCAGCTTAAGAACGCCCGCTTAATAAAAGTAAAGGTCCTGAGTACGGTGGACGCCGATCCTAAATCCGTGGCCGAAGAGCTTGCCTCGTCCACAAACTCCGTCATAGTGGATGTCCGCGGAAGCGTGATCGTGCTCACAGATAAAAGGACGTGGACCTCGCTGAGTCAAAAGAAATTCTGA
- the dph2 gene encoding diphthamide biosynthesis enzyme Dph2, translating into MFDLDLDRVVSWIRKRGYSAVAVQLPEGLKADALRISDVLSGSAEAEVIILGDPCYGACDLFVDYRRYADALVHFGHSPIHPQENDEDILFVEVRACPDIENAVRTAAERLPKRVGLLATVQYVGLIPKAKGILEEMGKEVFIGKGDGRIFHPGQVLGCNFSSALSVNGDADAFLYLGEGDFHPLAVSFGVKRPMVVLDPLTGEIRSVDEARDRMLRKRFAAIEKAKAADSFLVIVCTKTGQERSAAADMLMDKIKEQGKTAYRLVVSEIGPDALLPYKVDAYINTACPRIATDDSARYSKPMLTVTEAEIVLGLREWEGYEFDSIGPL; encoded by the coding sequence ATGTTCGACCTCGATCTGGACAGGGTAGTTTCTTGGATCAGGAAGAGAGGCTACTCCGCCGTAGCCGTTCAGCTGCCGGAGGGTCTCAAGGCGGACGCTCTCCGTATTTCCGATGTTCTATCCGGCTCCGCTGAGGCAGAGGTCATCATTCTGGGCGATCCCTGCTACGGCGCATGCGACCTTTTCGTTGATTACAGAAGATACGCCGATGCGCTGGTGCATTTCGGGCATTCACCCATACATCCTCAGGAGAATGATGAGGACATTCTTTTTGTCGAAGTGAGAGCCTGCCCGGACATAGAAAATGCGGTCAGGACAGCGGCGGAGAGACTACCGAAAAGGGTCGGACTGCTTGCGACCGTCCAGTACGTTGGGCTGATACCTAAGGCGAAAGGGATCCTTGAAGAGATGGGAAAAGAGGTCTTCATAGGGAAAGGGGACGGCAGGATATTCCATCCCGGTCAGGTTCTCGGGTGCAATTTCAGTTCCGCCCTCTCCGTCAACGGTGACGCGGACGCATTCCTGTACCTGGGCGAAGGCGATTTTCATCCTCTTGCGGTGTCCTTCGGCGTGAAGAGGCCCATGGTGGTGCTCGATCCCCTTACCGGAGAAATAAGGTCGGTGGACGAAGCCAGGGACAGAATGCTCAGGAAGAGGTTCGCCGCGATAGAGAAGGCGAAGGCCGCCGATAGTTTCTTAGTGATAGTCTGCACGAAGACGGGGCAGGAGAGGTCAGCAGCCGCAGACATGCTTATGGACAAGATAAAGGAACAGGGGAAAACGGCGTACAGACTGGTGGTCAGCGAGATCGGACCGGATGCGCTGCTTCCTTACAAAGTGGACGCCTACATCAACACCGCCTGCCCGAGGATAGCGACGGACGACTCCGCCAGATACTCAAAGCCGATGCTGACTGTGACGGAAGCGGAGATAGTTCTCGGGCTCAGAGAATGGGAAGGGTACGAATTCGATTCCATCGGCCCCCTCTGA